From the Martelella mediterranea DSM 17316 genome, one window contains:
- a CDS encoding peroxidase-related enzyme (This protein belongs to a clade of uncharacterized proteins related to peroxidases such as the alkylhydroperoxidase AhpD.), translated as MSAIVKKFTRTIPDWQPRVVPVDIETATEAQREALQITPSNAGISPYVLTLAHDVETLKVRSPLFNAIMYGKDGLSRAERELGAISASVVNGCIYCAAVHATRHAQLEKSTEVTDQLLMAGPDAELSPRNRAIFDFAAALSACPPKADAAQLDALRAAGLSEIEIVDLVLSAALFGWANRLMHVLGDPVRRQA; from the coding sequence ATGAGCGCTATCGTCAAGAAATTCACCCGCACCATTCCCGACTGGCAGCCGCGCGTGGTGCCTGTCGATATCGAGACGGCGACCGAGGCCCAGCGCGAAGCGCTGCAGATCACGCCGTCGAATGCCGGGATTTCCCCCTATGTGCTGACGCTGGCCCATGACGTTGAGACGCTGAAGGTCCGCTCGCCGCTTTTCAACGCCATCATGTATGGCAAGGATGGCCTCAGCCGGGCGGAGCGCGAGCTTGGCGCGATCAGCGCTTCCGTGGTGAACGGATGCATCTATTGCGCCGCTGTGCATGCCACGCGCCATGCCCAGCTGGAAAAGTCGACCGAGGTGACCGATCAGCTTCTCATGGCCGGCCCCGATGCTGAACTGTCGCCGCGCAACCGGGCGATCTTCGATTTCGCCGCCGCTCTCTCCGCCTGCCCCCCGAAGGCCGATGCGGCTCAGCTTGACGCCTTGCGCGCGGCGGGGCTTTCCGAGATCGAGATCGTCGATCTCGTGCTTTCGGCCGCCCTCTTCGGCTGGGCGAACCGCCTGATGCATGTTCTGGGCGATCCCGTGCGGCGGCAGGCATGA
- a CDS encoding NAD(P)-binding domain-containing protein — MSNDHSPADGSGLEALEARVKEDLRFLCYPGKTWIPQRPGVTDVVIVGGGMCGMLAWFALRGAGITNVRVVDRSPEGLEGPWLNYARMETLRSPKELPGPAFGHGPLTFQAWYRAQFGAEKWERLDKIPRPMWMDYLRWYRKVLEVPVENGISLDRVEPEGDLLRLHLSGKENGSILVRKLIFATGRDGTGEPNIPGFVAGLSRQRWAHSADEIDFEALKGKKVAVIGAGASAVDNAAEALEHGAAEVRHFVRRAKMPTINKMTGVGSPGFTAGFAALPDAWRWRFLQYAFSCQTPPPHGSTLRVSRHPNAFFHFGKAVDTIGESDDGLTIRFADRSSYDADFVILGTGFTVDPLARAEFGTDADKILLWRDVYQPPADEQSIDLGAFPYLNSDFTFREKSAGSAPWIGNIYCFNYGATASLGKVSGDIPGISDGAAWLTKALAATLYGEDVDHHWQCIQDYCTPELDGSEWTPSELAAVHEEG; from the coding sequence ATGTCAAATGATCACTCTCCCGCAGATGGCAGCGGACTGGAAGCGCTGGAAGCCCGCGTGAAAGAAGATCTCCGCTTCCTGTGCTATCCGGGCAAGACCTGGATCCCGCAGCGCCCCGGCGTCACCGATGTGGTGATCGTCGGCGGCGGCATGTGCGGCATGCTGGCCTGGTTCGCGCTTCGGGGCGCCGGGATCACCAATGTCCGCGTCGTGGATCGAAGCCCGGAGGGACTTGAGGGCCCCTGGCTGAACTATGCGCGCATGGAAACGCTCCGCTCTCCCAAGGAACTGCCGGGCCCCGCCTTCGGTCACGGCCCCCTCACCTTCCAGGCATGGTATCGCGCGCAGTTCGGCGCGGAGAAATGGGAACGGCTCGACAAGATCCCGCGGCCGATGTGGATGGACTATCTCCGCTGGTACCGGAAGGTGCTTGAGGTTCCGGTCGAGAACGGTATTTCGCTTGACCGCGTCGAGCCGGAAGGCGATCTGCTGAGACTGCATCTTTCGGGCAAGGAGAACGGCTCCATCCTGGTCCGCAAGCTGATCTTCGCCACCGGCCGCGACGGCACTGGCGAACCCAATATACCTGGCTTTGTTGCAGGCCTTTCGCGCCAGCGCTGGGCCCATAGCGCCGACGAGATCGACTTTGAAGCCCTCAAGGGCAAGAAGGTTGCGGTCATCGGGGCCGGCGCCTCGGCCGTGGACAATGCCGCCGAAGCGCTGGAACACGGCGCGGCCGAGGTGCGCCACTTCGTTCGCCGGGCGAAGATGCCGACGATCAACAAGATGACCGGCGTCGGCAGCCCCGGCTTTACCGCCGGCTTCGCGGCGCTGCCGGACGCCTGGCGCTGGCGCTTCCTGCAATACGCATTCTCCTGCCAGACCCCGCCGCCGCACGGCTCGACGCTCCGCGTCAGCCGCCACCCCAATGCGTTCTTCCATTTTGGCAAGGCGGTCGACACCATCGGGGAAAGCGATGACGGGCTGACGATCCGGTTCGCCGATCGTTCGTCCTATGACGCGGATTTCGTCATTCTCGGCACGGGCTTTACCGTTGATCCGCTGGCGCGCGCGGAGTTCGGAACCGATGCCGACAAGATCCTGCTGTGGAGGGATGTCTACCAGCCGCCGGCAGATGAACAATCCATCGACCTCGGGGCCTTCCCCTATCTCAACTCCGATTTCACCTTCCGCGAAAAGTCGGCGGGCAGCGCGCCCTGGATCGGCAATATCTACTGCTTCAATTACGGCGCAACAGCGAGCCTCGGCAAGGTCAGCGGCGATATTCCGGGCATATCCGATGGCGCGGCCTGGCTGACGAAGGCGCTTGCTGCCACCCTTTACGGGGAGGACGTCGACCATCACTGGCAGTGTATACAGGATTACTGCACCCCCGAGCTCGACGGCAGCGAATGGACGCCGAGCGAACTGGCGGCGGTGCATGAGGAAGGATGA
- a CDS encoding D-2-hydroxyacid dehydrogenase: MKKPTGTPEIVFLEQETMGPSVDLFRPSLPHRWTSYDKTAPEALVDRLAGAEIAVVNKARIGADALQSLPDLKFIAVAATGYDNIDIHACRARGITVSNVRDYAIDTVPEHVFALILALSKNLTGYRQGVIAGKWQESGQFCYFSHDIRALRDARLAIFGGGAIGKAVGRIGASFGMDVVFAGRKGETAELEKPYIPFDEAIETADVLSMHAPLNSKTHDLIAKPEFARMKRPIIINCGRGGLINEDALVHALENGLVAGAGIDVLTREPPGDDNPLLAVAARDDVIITPHIAWASNAARQEVWRQVVEAIEAFAAGSPVRVLT, encoded by the coding sequence ATGAAAAAGCCCACCGGCACGCCCGAAATCGTCTTTCTGGAACAGGAAACCATGGGGCCGTCCGTGGACCTGTTCCGCCCTTCCCTGCCGCACCGCTGGACATCCTACGACAAAACCGCGCCGGAGGCGCTTGTCGACCGTTTGGCCGGCGCCGAAATCGCTGTCGTCAACAAGGCCCGGATCGGCGCGGACGCGCTGCAAAGCCTGCCGGACCTGAAATTCATCGCCGTTGCGGCAACCGGCTATGACAATATCGACATCCACGCCTGCCGGGCACGCGGCATCACCGTTTCGAATGTCCGCGACTATGCGATCGACACCGTGCCCGAACACGTCTTCGCGCTGATCCTCGCGCTGTCGAAGAACCTCACCGGCTACCGCCAGGGCGTGATTGCCGGAAAATGGCAGGAGTCCGGCCAGTTCTGCTATTTCTCGCACGATATCAGGGCGCTCAGGGACGCGAGACTGGCAATCTTCGGCGGCGGCGCAATCGGCAAGGCCGTCGGACGCATCGGCGCAAGCTTCGGCATGGATGTGGTGTTTGCCGGGCGCAAGGGCGAAACGGCAGAGCTGGAAAAGCCCTATATTCCCTTCGACGAGGCGATCGAGACGGCCGATGTGCTGAGCATGCACGCGCCACTTAACAGCAAGACGCACGACCTGATCGCAAAGCCGGAATTCGCGCGGATGAAGCGGCCGATCATCATCAATTGCGGGCGCGGTGGCCTGATCAACGAGGATGCGCTCGTTCATGCGCTCGAAAACGGTTTGGTCGCGGGCGCGGGGATCGACGTCCTGACGCGCGAGCCGCCAGGCGATGACAACCCGCTTCTCGCCGTCGCCGCAAGAGACGACGTCATCATCACCCCCCACATCGCCTGGGCCTCGAATGCGGCAAGACAGGAAGTCTGGCGTCAGGTCGTGGAGGCAATCGAGGCCTTCGCCGCCGGATCGCCCGTCCGCGTCCTCACATAA
- a CDS encoding IS3 family transposase (programmed frameshift) produces MKASKFSDVQKVFILKQGDDGVPVAEICRKAGISQATYFNWKKKYAGLLPDEMRRLKALEDENAKLKRIVADLTLDREMLQDVIRRKPLRPARTRKLVDGMLVDWGVSIRRACKVLTFDTSTYHYKSRRIGQAALERRIKEICETRVRFGYRRVHVLLRREGWMVNIKKTRRIYKALGLQLRNKHPKRRVKVKLREDRQEAVGPNDIWAMDFVHDQLAAGKKLRILTIVDIHSRFSPATDPRFTYRGEDVVQTLERICRKGGYPKTIRVDNGSEFISRDLDLWAYVNKVTLDFSRPGKPTDNGFIEAFNSKLRAECLNANWFMTLADAREKLEDWRKHYNEDRPHSAIGYNVPIALHNPGGAASPPS; encoded by the exons ATGAAGGCATCGAAGTTTTCGGACGTCCAGAAGGTGTTTATTCTGAAGCAGGGGGATGACGGTGTGCCTGTGGCGGAGATTTGCCGCAAGGCCGGGATCAGCCAGGCGACCTACTTCAACTGGAAGAAAAAATACGCAGGTCTTCTGCCTGACGAGATGCGCCGGCTGAAAGCTTTGGAAGATGAGAATGCGAAACTGAAGCGGATCGTGGCGGACCTGACGCTGGACCGCGAGATGCTTCAGGATGTCATCCGCCGAAAGC CTCTGAGACCTGCCCGAACGCGCAAGCTTGTGGATGGGATGCTGGTGGACTGGGGGGTGTCGATCAGGCGAGCCTGCAAGGTTCTGACGTTCGACACCTCGACCTACCATTACAAATCCCGCCGCATCGGTCAGGCCGCTCTTGAAAGACGGATCAAGGAGATATGCGAGACACGCGTCCGGTTTGGCTATCGGCGTGTTCACGTACTCCTTCGACGAGAAGGCTGGATGGTCAATATCAAGAAGACCCGCAGGATTTACAAGGCGTTAGGGCTGCAGCTCAGGAACAAGCACCCGAAACGCCGGGTGAAGGTAAAGCTGCGCGAGGATCGCCAGGAGGCCGTAGGGCCGAACGATATCTGGGCGATGGACTTTGTTCATGATCAGCTCGCGGCAGGCAAGAAGCTGCGAATCCTGACCATTGTGGATATCCATTCCCGCTTCAGCCCGGCCACCGACCCGCGCTTTACCTATCGCGGTGAGGATGTGGTGCAAACGCTGGAACGGATTTGCAGGAAAGGCGGTTATCCGAAGACGATACGGGTCGACAATGGCAGCGAATTTATCTCCCGTGACCTCGATCTGTGGGCCTATGTGAACAAGGTCACGCTGGACTTCTCGCGGCCTGGCAAACCGACCGACAACGGCTTCATCGAAGCTTTCAACAGCAAGCTGCGTGCAGAATGTCTGAACGCAAACTGGTTCATGACCCTTGCGGATGCGCGCGAAAAGTTGGAGGATTGGCGTAAGCACTATAATGAGGATCGTCCTCATTCGGCGATCGGATACAACGTCCCGATCGCGTTGCACAATCCCGGTGGCGCTGCCAGCCCGCCATCGTGA